A portion of the Bacteroides faecium genome contains these proteins:
- the lpxB gene encoding lipid-A-disaccharide synthase: MKYYLIVGEASGDLHASHLMAALKAEDPQADFRFFGGDLMAAVGGTMVKHYKELAYMGFIPVLLHLRTIFANMKRCKEDIVSWNPDVVILVDYPGFNLDIAKFVHAKTQIPVYYYISPKIWAWKEYRIKNIKRDVDELFSILPFEVEFFEGKHQYPIHYVGNPTVDEVTAYQETHPKDFEAFVAANQLEDKPIIALLAGSRKQEIKDNLPDMLKAASAFPDYQLVLAGAPAIAPEYYKQYVGDAKVKIIFDQTYRLLQHADAALVTSGTATLETALFRVPQVVCYHTPIGKVISFLRRHILTVRFISLVNLIADREVVKELVADTMTVKNMQQELKNILENEKYRKLMLKEYEYMAERLGPAGAPRHAAREMLALLKK; the protein is encoded by the coding sequence ATGAAGTATTATCTGATTGTCGGCGAAGCATCCGGCGACTTGCACGCATCCCATCTGATGGCTGCCCTGAAAGCGGAAGACCCGCAGGCTGATTTTCGTTTTTTCGGGGGCGACCTGATGGCTGCTGTCGGCGGAACGATGGTAAAGCATTATAAGGAATTGGCCTATATGGGCTTTATTCCTGTGTTGCTCCACCTGCGCACCATCTTTGCAAACATGAAACGTTGCAAGGAAGATATTGTTTCCTGGAATCCTGATGTAGTAATCTTGGTGGACTATCCGGGATTCAACCTCGATATTGCCAAATTCGTGCATGCCAAGACGCAGATTCCGGTTTACTATTATATTTCTCCGAAGATATGGGCATGGAAAGAGTACCGTATCAAGAATATAAAGCGTGATGTGGACGAGCTTTTCTCTATCCTTCCTTTCGAAGTGGAATTTTTCGAAGGAAAGCACCAGTACCCCATTCATTACGTAGGCAATCCTACGGTAGATGAAGTTACTGCGTATCAGGAAACACATCCGAAAGACTTTGAAGCATTTGTGGCAGCGAATCAACTGGAGGATAAACCGATAATCGCGCTTTTGGCGGGAAGCCGGAAGCAGGAGATAAAGGATAATCTGCCGGATATGCTGAAGGCGGCTTCCGCTTTTCCTGATTATCAACTTGTTTTGGCTGGAGCTCCTGCCATTGCTCCCGAATACTATAAGCAATACGTGGGCGATGCGAAAGTGAAAATCATTTTTGACCAGACATATAGGCTTTTGCAGCACGCAGATGCGGCTTTGGTCACTTCGGGTACAGCTACTCTTGAGACAGCTTTGTTTCGCGTTCCCCAGGTCGTTTGTTATCATACTCCCATCGGGAAAGTCATTTCTTTCTTGCGGCGTCATATTCTGACGGTGAGATTTATTTCATTGGTCAATCTGATTGCCGACCGCGAAGTGGTGAAAGAACTGGTGGCGGATACGATGACCGTGAAGAATATGCAGCAGGAATTAAAGAATATACTTGAAAATGAGAAGTATAGAAAGCTGATGCTTAAAGAATATGAGTATATGGCAGAGCGGTTGGGACCTGCCGGTGCTCCCCGTCATGCAGCACGTGAAATGCTGGCCTTGTTGAAAAAATAA
- a CDS encoding NigD1/NigD2 family lipoprotein — MKKFKWLLGILLLALVPMLQSCDDYDGYSIGDFSWDWATVHTTGGGGYYLEGDRWGTIDPVSTSIPWYKPVDGERVVAFFNPLVDVEGGVQVKMEGVQDVLTKEVEEMKTEEDSKEFGNDPIVIYQGDMWLGGKFLNIIFRQNIPHSEKHRISLVQNLIGVEEPTPLKVAEDGYVHLELRYNTYDDKTGYWGWGRVSYNLEEFYPTAKEGETIPMKGFKVTINSKENGEGKVIVLDFEHPVGVPEKAKDVHSTSSIR, encoded by the coding sequence ATGAAAAAATTTAAGTGGCTTTTAGGTATTTTATTGCTGGCATTAGTGCCGATGTTGCAGTCATGTGATGATTATGACGGTTATTCGATAGGAGATTTCAGTTGGGACTGGGCGACAGTTCATACAACTGGTGGTGGCGGATATTATTTGGAAGGTGACCGTTGGGGAACAATTGACCCGGTCAGCACTTCCATTCCTTGGTATAAACCTGTGGACGGTGAGCGTGTAGTTGCGTTCTTTAATCCTTTGGTTGATGTAGAAGGTGGTGTACAGGTAAAGATGGAAGGCGTTCAGGATGTGTTGACCAAAGAAGTGGAAGAGATGAAAACTGAAGAAGACTCCAAAGAGTTCGGGAATGACCCTATCGTGATTTATCAGGGTGATATGTGGTTGGGAGGAAAGTTCTTGAACATTATCTTCCGCCAGAATATTCCCCATTCTGAAAAACATCGTATCAGTCTGGTACAGAACCTGATTGGTGTGGAAGAACCGACGCCTCTAAAAGTGGCAGAAGATGGCTATGTACACTTGGAACTGCGCTATAATACCTATGATGATAAGACCGGTTATTGGGGATGGGGACGAGTTTCCTATAATTTGGAGGAATTCTATCCGACAGCGAAAGAGGGCGAAACAATACCGATGAAAGGCTTTAAGGTTACAATAAACTCAAAAGAAAATGGAGAAGGAAAAGTTATCGTACTCGACTTCGAGCATCCGGTGGGTGTACCGGAAAAAGCGAAGGATGTACATTCTACTTCTTCAATCCGATAA